Within Corallococcus exiguus, the genomic segment CCCCAGACCTTCCGGCCCTTCACTCCGGGGCTGGAATATTCGACGGAGATTTCGGAGACACCCACCGCCTGCGACACCTTCGCCGCGGGACTGGGGGCCGGCAGTTGGAGCTGCGCCAGCGCGGGCGTCGCCGCCAGGGTCATGAGCGCGGAGGCCATACAGCCGAAAAGCGGGTTCCTCATCGTCTTCACTTCGTCCTTTCCGACCCGCGAAGGGTCGCAGTGCCCGCGGAGTGTAGGGACGCGCAGTCGGATGTCCACCACCACCACCCGTCGTAACGCGCCCTTCCCAGTCGACCCGAAGAACGAGATGTTCGACCCTTCCTCCTTTTCCCCCTCTGGAGTGAGTCGCATGCGCATCCTGACAACGTCCCTCATCGTCGCCACCCTCCTGGTCGGTTGCCAGGAGGATCCAGAAACCACACCCCAGGACTCGGGCGTCACGCAGCAGGACTCGGGCGTTCCCCCACAGGACGCGGGCGTCACTGAAGACGCGGGCGTCACAGCAGACGCGGGTGTCACTGAAGACGCGGGCGTTCCGGAAGATCCGCTCCCCAGCGGCCCCCCGGTTCCGCGGGGCCCGCCCAACGTGCCTGAAAACACGCCGGCCTTCCCCGGGCAGACGCGCGTCCCCGCCATCCAGACGAAGACGCCCTTCCAGGTCACCGAGATTGCCTCGGGCTTCAGGAACCCCTGGGCCATCGCCTTCCTGCCGGACCAGCGCATGCTGGTGACGGAGAAGGCCACCGGCTCGCTCTACATCGTCACGCAGCAGGGCGCGAAGTCCCCCGCCGTCAGCGGCCTGCCCGCCGTGGACGCGCGCGGTCAGGGCGGCTTGCTCGACGTGGAGGTGGGCCCGGACTACGCAGAGAGCCAGCGCATCTACTGGACCTATACCGAGCCCCGCACGGGCGGCAACGGGCTGGCGGTGGCGCGCGCGCGGTTGGTGGACGGAGCGCAGCCTCGCGTGGAGAACGTCCAGGTCATCTTCCGCATGATGCCCACGCTCGAGTCGACGCTGCACTCCGGGGGACGGATGGTGTTCACCCCGGACGGCAAGCTGTTCGTCACGCTCGGGGAGCGCTCCATCCTCGCGGGCCGTGTCCAGGCCCAGGACGTGAAGAGCCACTTCGGCAAGATCGTCCGCATCAATCCCGACGGCAGCGTGCCCCAGGACAACCCGTACCTGAACAACCCGGAGGCGAAGCCGGAGATCTGGTCCATCGGTCACCGCAACGTCCTGTCCGCGGCGCTCGACAGCCAGAACCGGCTGTGGACGGTGGAGATGGGGCCGCAGGGAGGTGACGAAGTGAACCGCCCCGAGGCGGGCAAGGACTACGGCTGGCCCACCATCGGATATGGCGAGGAGTACTCCGGCGCGCCCATCCACCAAAGCACCCAGGCTCCGGGCATGGAGCAGCCCGTGTACTACTGGGACCCGGTGATTGCGCCCTCCGGGATGACCATCTACTCCGGGACCCTGTTCCCCGAGTGGCGCAACAACATGTTCATCGGCGGACTGGCCGCCCAGACGCTGGTGCGGCTCATGGTGCGCAATGACCGCGTGGTGGGCGAGGAGCACCTCCTCAAGAACCTGAACTCGCGCATCCGCGAGGTGGTGCAGGGTCCCGAGGGCGCCCTCTACCTGCTCACCGACGCCACCAACGGCAAGCTGCTCAAGGTCACGCCGGAGTGAAGCATCCGTAGGCCACGCGCCCCCCACCCCCCGAGAGAATCAAACCTCGGGGAGCGGAAGGGGCGCCGTGGCTACTCCGCAGGCATCCAGGCCAGCCCCAGGTTCCTGGCGCTGCCCGAGTTCACGGTCTGGATGTCTCCACCGTCGGCCAGATTCGCGCTCCGGACCGCGGTCCCCAGCCAATCCGCCCAATACACCCGCCCGGCCGTGACATCGATGGCAATCCCATGCACCGTGCTCTGGTTGGTCACCAGGGCAGTGGAGCTGGCGCCGTCCAGGTTGGTGACATAGAGGCTGGCGCCGCGGGTCGAGTAGTACACCTTCCCGCCGCTCGAATCGACCGCCAGGCCCACGCCCTGTCCGCCCAGGCTTGAAGCGACCGTCTCCAGGTTGGTGCCATCCAGATTGAAGCGTACGAGCTTGGTGTTGTTATAGGTAATGACATACGCCTTGCCGTTCGGGACATCGAACGCGAGGGCGGACGGACTATCGATGTTGCCGACGACCTGCGTGGGATTGCTGCCGTCCAGCTCGGCGCGCATGACCCGCTTGCCGTTGAAGTCGGACCAGTACAGCTTGCGGTTCGTCGAATCGACGGCAAGCCCGCTGGGGAAGCCTCCGTTCGCCACGACATCGACCGGGTTTGCCCCATCACTGTCCACTCGAACGATTGCGCTGTCGCGATTGTAGAAGAGGGTCCGGGTGACCGGGTCGACCGCGATGGAAGACGCCCCGCTGATGCTGGTCTTGAGCTCAATGGCATTCGCGCCGTTCACGTCGACCCGCCACAGCGAGCCGGAGGCGGTCATCCAGTAGAGGCGCGCAAGAACGGCGACGTCGACCGTGAAGGTGGTGGAGGTGGTGTCGGAACCGTCACTCACCGAGAGGGTGATGGTGGTGGAGCCGCTGGCGTTGGCGACGGGAACCACCTTGAGGGTGCGGCTGGTGCCGGAGCCCCCGAAGACGAGGTTCGCGGGGGCGTTGGGCACCAGATCGGGATTGGAGGACGTGGCGATGACCGTGAGGCCGTCGGCGGCGGTCTCCACGTCGCCCACGGTGAAAGCCAGATCGCCGGTCGAGCTGCCAGCAGGGATGCGCTGGTCAGCCACCGGGGAAAGGGTGGGAACGTCGTTCACCTCGGTGACGTC encodes:
- a CDS encoding Ig-like domain-containing protein, coding for MSYLFSKSAAALRTALVLGMAASTLGACRDKDPAPNAPTPPVARDVILEAVEDTPLEVDLPASGKGALTFTIVDAPDHGTLSEVRANGSITYTPAADYSGEDALIFRATNSQGQSSQGTVTLTITPVNDAPELSSVANQTLAEDSSTGDLAFALSDVETPADGLTVSATSSNPALVPNAPANLIFGGSSGSRTLKVVPVANASGSTTITLSVSDGSATTSTTFTVDVTEVNDVPTLSPVADQRIPAGSSTGDLAFTVGDVETAADGLTVIATSSNPDLVPNAPANLVFGGSGTSRTLKVVPVANASGSTTITLSVSDGSDTTSTTFTVDVAVLARLYWMTASGSLWRVDVNGANAIELKTSISGASSIAVDPVTRTLFYNRDSAIVRVDSDGANPVDVVANGGFPSGLAVDSTNRKLYWSDFNGKRVMRAELDGSNPTQVVGNIDSPSALAFDVPNGKAYVITYNNTKLVRFNLDGTNLETVASSLGGQGVGLAVDSSGGKVYYSTRGASLYVTNLDGASSTALVTNQSTVHGIAIDVTAGRVYWADWLGTAVRSANLADGGDIQTVNSGSARNLGLAWMPAE
- a CDS encoding PQQ-dependent sugar dehydrogenase, with the translated sequence MRILTTSLIVATLLVGCQEDPETTPQDSGVTQQDSGVPPQDAGVTEDAGVTADAGVTEDAGVPEDPLPSGPPVPRGPPNVPENTPAFPGQTRVPAIQTKTPFQVTEIASGFRNPWAIAFLPDQRMLVTEKATGSLYIVTQQGAKSPAVSGLPAVDARGQGGLLDVEVGPDYAESQRIYWTYTEPRTGGNGLAVARARLVDGAQPRVENVQVIFRMMPTLESTLHSGGRMVFTPDGKLFVTLGERSILAGRVQAQDVKSHFGKIVRINPDGSVPQDNPYLNNPEAKPEIWSIGHRNVLSAALDSQNRLWTVEMGPQGGDEVNRPEAGKDYGWPTIGYGEEYSGAPIHQSTQAPGMEQPVYYWDPVIAPSGMTIYSGTLFPEWRNNMFIGGLAAQTLVRLMVRNDRVVGEEHLLKNLNSRIREVVQGPEGALYLLTDATNGKLLKVTPE